In the Siphonobacter curvatus genome, one interval contains:
- a CDS encoding glycosyltransferase family 2 protein: MKIFFEILFWFLIFLVFYTYLGYGIFLWLLLKFRKRRTSQFSASYQPDVTLVIPAYNEMGCLAEKVHNSLALDYPPEHLQILFVTEGSTDGSTEWLQQQYGSHPRISVMGGSERRGKIEAINQAMHWVHTPLVIYTDANTNLNPDAVANIVRHFADPQVGAVSGEKRIQTFENEAAAGAGEGLYWKYESFLKKLDTELYSVVGAAGELFAIRTELYEHVEKDTLLDDFMISLRIATRGYRVVYDPEAYALERPSFSIGDEQKRKVRIAAGGFQSIARLPHLLNIFRYGWLSFQYISHRMMRWAVAPFALPLVFILNVLLVLLSEGWLYPVLLIAQIAFYAAALLGYWLENKKLRVKALFVPYYFSFMNWCAILGYFRYRNGLASGIWEKVRRAE; this comes from the coding sequence GGCTGCTGCTAAAGTTCCGCAAAAGGCGTACGTCCCAATTTTCTGCCTCGTATCAGCCCGATGTCACCCTGGTCATTCCGGCGTATAATGAAATGGGTTGCCTGGCCGAAAAGGTTCATAATTCCCTGGCACTGGATTACCCCCCCGAGCACTTACAGATTCTTTTCGTAACGGAAGGCTCGACGGATGGGAGTACCGAGTGGTTGCAGCAGCAGTACGGTAGCCATCCACGAATTTCCGTCATGGGCGGGAGTGAGCGTCGGGGCAAAATTGAAGCCATCAACCAGGCCATGCATTGGGTGCATACACCGCTGGTTATCTATACGGATGCTAATACCAATCTGAATCCGGATGCCGTAGCTAACATAGTACGACACTTTGCCGATCCGCAAGTGGGGGCTGTTTCGGGAGAAAAACGCATTCAAACGTTCGAAAATGAAGCCGCTGCCGGAGCGGGCGAGGGCTTGTACTGGAAGTACGAATCCTTCCTGAAAAAACTCGATACTGAACTCTACAGCGTAGTGGGGGCCGCGGGTGAATTATTCGCCATTCGGACGGAACTTTACGAGCACGTTGAAAAAGATACGTTGCTCGATGATTTCATGATTTCGCTTCGCATTGCCACCCGGGGGTACCGCGTGGTGTACGATCCCGAGGCCTATGCCCTGGAACGGCCTTCTTTTTCCATCGGCGACGAACAGAAACGTAAAGTACGCATTGCCGCGGGAGGCTTTCAGTCCATTGCCCGTTTACCGCATTTGCTGAATATTTTCCGCTATGGCTGGTTGTCGTTTCAGTACATCTCTCACCGGATGATGCGGTGGGCCGTGGCTCCGTTTGCTCTACCGCTGGTGTTTATTTTGAATGTGCTACTGGTGCTGCTCAGTGAAGGCTGGTTATATCCGGTATTGCTGATCGCTCAGATTGCTTTTTACGCAGCCGCATTGCTGGGCTACTGGCTGGAAAACAAGAAGCTTCGCGTGAAGGCCTTGTTTGTACCCTACTACTTTTCGTTTATGAACTGGTGTGCCATTCTGGGGTACTTTCGGTACCGGAACGGACTGGCCTCCGGCATCTGGGAAAAAGTACGCCGGGCGGAGTAA
- a CDS encoding carbohydrate-binding protein, which produces MKTSLISLVIGILLAPGFLFASPLAYQPLPAKIEAESYVAMSGIQTETSSDVGAGLNVSHIDDNDWMDYDVSVPSAGVYVFQFRIANAYGNGLIEVRNAAGSVLNPTLSVPQTGGWQSWRTITTSLTLPAGNQRIRIFAKQGAFNFNYFEVVAPVSLPGKIEAESYISMNGINTETTTDVGGGLNISWIDDDDWLDYLVKVPTAGTYTFQFRIANAYGNGKIEIRNAAGSVLNATLSVPQTGGWQSWSTISTTATLPAGSQLLRIYARQGAFNLNYFEVTTGGAVVLPQAVLSFTAPANKVIGDAPFDLTVSSSQSGTPILVTSSNASVLSVSNASGSWKATVVGAGSATLTATQAGSALYTAATAVSQTVTVAAAPPFTGVVGTKITLDPKRWYQMNNVSNGLDALFDGITDVDVHTGYGKPLANYDSYYPLLEGESMTLQSIKFFDGPGNLEEYPLKIFIINDQWERIPVATFTGKSYGTWVGPYPDRESVFKLDVPISGARYLIINAWYQYPTEIELYGTHTPATVQPSPAPQKFVKFKDMLGVNGFEWNFEDANNPSVINESRMNVVKNFTGIRHYMDWERLEANEGKYTYNPTHSGGWNYDIIYERCKAAGIEVLACLKNLPNWLQQTYPESERDGENVPLRYGKDFTDPLSYLEQAKVGFQYAARYGSNPNVNPSLVTVNSAQRWTGDGINVVKIGMNVIKYLECDNERDKSWKGRKAYQTGREYAANLSAFYDGHKNTMGPGVGVKNADPNMKVVMGGIASATVDYVKGMIDWCKQYRGYKADGSVNLCWDVINYHFYTDDASSSQSGTSSRGAAPEVTKAALVADSFNQLAHQQAQDMPVWITEAGYDLNQGSPLKAIAIGNKTVEQTQADWILRTALLYARSGIDKLFLYQLYDDNPQSPIQFGSMGLINGDMTRKLATDYLVQVNKLLGEYSYQQTLSTSPFVDRYENNGQSIYALVVPGETGRTVSYTLDLKGAASALVYTPRAGGDAMQVTTVTATNGKVTLTVTETPSFVIPQGTASGGRVAAEVIKPTDVSLATLNVYPNPTADYVSIALDNDNLGPVDVLIYDMALSRVQNRIAYKKEKTSFIRKIDLTSLPKGLYLIEVKQGTQRSVKKVIKM; this is translated from the coding sequence ATGAAAACATCTCTAATTTCATTAGTGATTGGGATCCTATTGGCTCCAGGTTTCCTTTTCGCCAGCCCACTGGCCTACCAGCCCTTGCCCGCAAAGATTGAAGCGGAAAGCTATGTCGCCATGAGCGGCATTCAAACGGAAACCAGCTCCGACGTCGGTGCGGGTCTAAATGTCTCGCATATTGATGACAATGACTGGATGGATTACGACGTCAGCGTTCCTTCGGCTGGTGTGTATGTCTTTCAATTCCGTATCGCCAATGCCTATGGTAATGGTCTTATTGAAGTCCGTAATGCAGCCGGCTCCGTACTTAACCCTACCTTGAGTGTACCGCAGACGGGCGGCTGGCAAAGCTGGCGGACCATCACTACCAGTCTTACACTACCCGCTGGCAACCAACGGATTCGGATCTTCGCCAAACAGGGAGCCTTTAACTTCAACTATTTTGAAGTGGTTGCCCCCGTATCGCTGCCCGGCAAGATTGAAGCCGAAAGCTACATATCCATGAATGGCATTAATACGGAAACCACTACGGATGTCGGTGGTGGTTTAAACATTAGCTGGATTGACGACGATGACTGGCTGGATTACCTGGTGAAAGTTCCTACGGCGGGTACCTATACCTTCCAGTTCCGCATTGCCAATGCCTACGGCAACGGCAAGATTGAGATCCGCAATGCAGCGGGTTCGGTACTGAATGCTACGCTGAGTGTACCGCAGACGGGCGGGTGGCAAAGCTGGTCTACCATTAGTACAACGGCGACGCTACCCGCGGGCTCACAACTGCTTCGCATTTACGCTCGCCAAGGAGCCTTTAATCTCAACTATTTTGAAGTTACTACGGGTGGTGCAGTAGTACTACCTCAGGCCGTACTATCCTTTACCGCTCCGGCGAATAAAGTCATTGGCGATGCTCCCTTTGATCTAACCGTTAGCAGTTCGCAGTCGGGTACGCCCATTCTCGTGACGTCTTCCAATGCCAGCGTACTTTCCGTTTCCAATGCCAGCGGTTCCTGGAAAGCTACGGTAGTTGGGGCGGGTTCCGCGACGCTGACGGCTACGCAGGCGGGTTCGGCCCTGTATACGGCGGCGACTGCCGTTAGCCAAACGGTTACGGTAGCTGCGGCACCTCCGTTTACTGGTGTAGTCGGTACCAAGATTACGCTCGATCCCAAACGTTGGTACCAGATGAACAACGTCAGCAATGGCTTGGATGCCTTATTTGATGGCATTACGGATGTAGACGTACACACGGGTTATGGGAAACCCCTGGCCAATTATGATTCGTATTATCCGTTGTTGGAAGGCGAGTCCATGACCTTGCAAAGCATCAAGTTTTTTGACGGTCCGGGTAATCTGGAAGAATATCCGCTGAAAATTTTCATCATCAATGATCAGTGGGAACGCATTCCGGTAGCCACTTTTACCGGAAAATCGTACGGCACCTGGGTCGGTCCGTATCCGGATCGTGAATCCGTTTTTAAACTCGATGTCCCCATTTCCGGAGCCCGTTACCTCATCATCAATGCCTGGTATCAGTATCCGACCGAAATCGAATTGTACGGCACGCATACGCCCGCAACGGTACAACCCTCGCCCGCTCCGCAAAAATTTGTGAAGTTTAAGGACATGCTGGGTGTGAATGGCTTTGAGTGGAACTTTGAAGATGCCAATAATCCCAGTGTCATTAACGAGTCCCGCATGAACGTGGTGAAAAACTTCACGGGAATTCGGCATTACATGGACTGGGAACGCCTGGAAGCCAACGAAGGCAAGTACACCTATAACCCAACGCACAGTGGCGGCTGGAATTACGACATCATTTACGAACGCTGCAAAGCCGCGGGCATCGAAGTACTGGCCTGCTTGAAAAACCTGCCCAACTGGCTCCAGCAGACGTATCCGGAAAGCGAACGCGATGGCGAAAACGTACCGCTTCGCTACGGAAAGGATTTCACCGACCCCCTATCCTACCTGGAACAGGCCAAAGTTGGCTTCCAGTACGCAGCCCGCTACGGTAGCAATCCGAACGTTAATCCGAGTCTGGTTACGGTAAACAGTGCTCAACGCTGGACTGGCGACGGTATCAACGTCGTGAAGATCGGTATGAATGTCATTAAGTATCTCGAATGCGATAACGAACGGGACAAATCCTGGAAAGGCCGTAAAGCGTACCAAACGGGTCGGGAATACGCGGCCAACCTCTCGGCGTTCTACGACGGCCATAAGAATACGATGGGCCCGGGCGTAGGTGTGAAAAATGCTGACCCGAACATGAAAGTCGTCATGGGAGGTATTGCCTCCGCTACGGTTGACTACGTGAAAGGTATGATCGACTGGTGCAAGCAGTACCGGGGTTATAAAGCTGACGGTAGCGTAAACCTCTGCTGGGACGTCATCAATTACCATTTCTATACGGACGATGCCTCTTCTTCACAAAGTGGTACGTCTTCGCGGGGAGCCGCTCCTGAAGTAACGAAAGCCGCTTTGGTGGCCGATAGCTTCAATCAATTAGCTCACCAGCAGGCTCAGGATATGCCCGTTTGGATTACAGAAGCGGGTTATGATCTCAACCAGGGTAGTCCGCTCAAAGCGATTGCCATTGGTAATAAAACGGTAGAACAAACGCAGGCCGACTGGATTTTACGTACGGCTTTGCTCTACGCTCGTTCCGGAATTGATAAACTGTTCTTGTATCAGTTATACGATGACAATCCACAGTCACCCATTCAGTTTGGCTCGATGGGTCTGATCAACGGGGATATGACGCGTAAGCTGGCAACGGACTATCTGGTGCAGGTCAATAAACTGCTCGGCGAATACAGCTATCAGCAAACTTTAAGCACGAGTCCTTTCGTGGATCGTTACGAAAACAACGGCCAATCGATCTACGCACTGGTGGTACCCGGCGAAACGGGCCGTACGGTTTCCTACACACTGGACTTGAAAGGAGCGGCTTCCGCTCTGGTGTACACCCCCCGGGCAGGAGGCGATGCCATGCAGGTGACCACGGTTACGGCAACGAATGGAAAGGTTACGCTGACGGTTACTGAAACGCCTAGTTTTGTCATACCCCAGGGAACGGCGAGCGGCGGACGGGTAGCGGCGGAAGTAATCAAACCTACGGATGTTTCACTGGCTACGTTGAACGTATATCCTAATCCTACAGCGGATTATGTCAGCATTGCCTTAGACAATGACAACTTGGGACCGGTTGACGTACTCATTTACGACATGGCCTTAAGCCGGGTACAAAACCGCATTGCTTATAAGAAGGAGAAGACTTCATTCATCCGTAAAATTGACCTAACAAGCTTACCCAAAGGTTTGTACCTGATTGAGGTAAAACAGGGTACGCAGCGTTCCGTGAAGAAAGTCATTAAAATGTAA
- a CDS encoding glycosyltransferase: MQQHRFSYSPDTLSPEFLRELRERLAKFQVEDPEVTIAIPAYNEEKNLLNTLSSLASQETRFRTEIIVANNNSKDRTQALLDACGVKSILVTQQGIGYARQAALEAGRGTYFLNADCDCIYPPTWVDALVEPLTKPDVSCTYGTYSFIPSAQNSRLALFLHESVSHLGFKLREWKGLEYINVLGFNFGFRRADGLAVGGFRVDAGHQGNVAATGVCEDGWMAMTLLDKGRLKHVIRGAHVWTSDRVLNRDGGVAKAFQKRISVELSRLFHKPE, translated from the coding sequence ATGCAGCAACATCGTTTTAGCTATTCTCCCGATACCTTGAGTCCGGAATTTTTACGGGAATTACGGGAACGTCTAGCCAAATTTCAGGTAGAAGATCCAGAGGTAACCATTGCTATTCCGGCGTATAATGAGGAGAAAAACCTGCTTAATACGCTTTCTTCCCTGGCCAGTCAGGAGACCCGCTTTCGTACCGAAATTATTGTCGCTAACAATAATTCCAAGGACCGAACCCAGGCACTACTCGATGCCTGCGGCGTTAAATCGATTCTGGTTACGCAACAAGGTATTGGTTACGCCCGACAGGCGGCTTTGGAAGCGGGGCGGGGAACGTATTTTCTTAACGCCGACTGCGACTGTATTTATCCGCCTACCTGGGTGGATGCACTCGTGGAGCCCTTGACCAAACCCGACGTTTCCTGTACCTATGGAACGTATTCATTTATCCCGAGTGCTCAAAATTCCCGCTTGGCTCTGTTTCTGCACGAATCCGTTTCGCACCTAGGATTTAAGCTTCGGGAATGGAAAGGGCTGGAGTATATTAATGTACTGGGCTTCAATTTTGGTTTCCGGCGAGCTGATGGACTAGCCGTAGGTGGGTTCCGAGTCGATGCCGGGCACCAGGGAAATGTGGCCGCTACGGGTGTGTGCGAAGACGGCTGGATGGCCATGACGCTATTGGACAAAGGACGCTTGAAACACGTTATCCGGGGGGCTCACGTCTGGACGAGCGATCGCGTACTGAACCGCGACGGAGGAGTGGCGAAAGCCTTCCAGAAGCGTATTTCGGTAGAATTGTCCCGCCTGTTTCACAAACCCGAATAA